In the genome of uncultured Bacteroides sp., one region contains:
- a CDS encoding glycosyl hydrolase 115 family protein: protein MKHIFRPFLLLFCFEATLFTPLFAEDFSLISKEKPATVYLNKNEKIVVHTALDLFLSDMSEVSGNKPTEISSLDNASIIVATVGKSKEADEWLKKQKVSAKELLNKWEVFKIQVIQRNGNPCLVVLGSDDRGTAYGVLELSRIIGVSPWCWWADATPFKKNTLTLPEGYVNVQQPSVQYRGIFLNDEDWGLMPWSSKNFEQTSVKGQIGPKTYAKIFELLLRLRANTIWPAMHECTVPFYFVNGTKEMADKYGIVMATSHCEPLMRNSAGEWDAKKYGEYNYLTNKETITSYWTERLKNVGQLENIYTIGMRGVHDGQMQGVKTLEEHTAALTNVFKDQRELLAKYVNPDVTKVPQVFVPYKEVLNVYNNGLKVPDDVTLMWCDDNYGYITRLSNEQERKRKGGAGVYYHISYWGRPHDYLWLCSTQPSLIYTEMKRAWDYGARKLWILNVGDIKPAEYDIEFFMDLAWNVNNVQPNTISQHLDNWLTREFGGEAGKELTPLMNKYYQLADIRKPEFMGWSRVEEASVKGGKTPVIDTQFNPFAFGDELQKRADDYTALSERVKEIAKRIPAEQQDAYFELVQYPVCGAAAMNQKHLYAQKARLLARYKLLAANEYSYLSDHAYNEIAGLTQTYNHDIQKAKWNGMMDMKPRQLPVFQYPTLPEKVASQQGASALVWIEGDSIPLQSKSKADLISLVRSAGNQTFVSLFSRNNKPIEWKIEKVPSWLKIEEQENGMQFEKRLIISADWAKVNSDCQDELLLSVDGEKYQFNIQAKNLTPGIMTEANGMIAWNAADYKSAAKGTQVIEGLGHSAKAVSLPKNGELIYEVYTTTPGEAALRVALIPNHPVNGGSIRYAVSVDNEKPQVVAYETGFRSEPWKINVLRNQSLNTTLHKINIPGKHTIRISALDPEVIVDQLMLDFNKDRKFYKIPIELSLNK from the coding sequence ATGAAACATATTTTTCGCCCCTTTCTACTTCTTTTTTGCTTTGAAGCAACGCTCTTCACTCCTCTTTTTGCTGAGGATTTTTCTTTAATATCTAAAGAGAAACCTGCAACTGTTTACCTGAACAAGAATGAAAAGATAGTTGTGCATACAGCTTTAGATCTCTTTTTATCGGATATGTCTGAAGTATCCGGCAATAAGCCAACAGAGATAAGCTCGCTAGACAATGCTTCTATTATTGTAGCAACAGTTGGCAAATCAAAGGAGGCAGACGAATGGCTGAAGAAGCAGAAGGTTTCAGCAAAAGAGTTACTGAATAAATGGGAAGTTTTTAAAATTCAGGTAATTCAGCGGAATGGCAATCCTTGTCTGGTGGTACTGGGAAGCGATGATCGCGGAACGGCTTACGGCGTGCTGGAATTATCGCGAATTATTGGTGTTTCGCCATGGTGTTGGTGGGCGGATGCAACACCCTTTAAAAAGAATACGCTTACTCTTCCCGAAGGATATGTAAACGTGCAACAACCTTCAGTTCAATATCGGGGTATTTTCCTGAATGATGAAGATTGGGGACTGATGCCGTGGAGTTCTAAAAACTTTGAGCAGACTTCCGTAAAAGGACAGATTGGTCCTAAGACCTACGCAAAAATCTTTGAATTGCTGCTTCGTCTGCGTGCTAATACTATCTGGCCGGCCATGCATGAATGTACTGTTCCGTTTTATTTTGTGAATGGAACGAAAGAGATGGCCGATAAATACGGTATTGTAATGGCTACTTCCCACTGTGAACCGCTTATGAGGAACAGCGCAGGAGAATGGGATGCAAAGAAATACGGTGAGTATAATTACCTGACTAATAAAGAAACTATCACTTCTTACTGGACAGAGAGATTGAAGAACGTTGGCCAGTTGGAGAATATCTATACCATCGGAATGAGAGGCGTTCACGACGGACAGATGCAGGGAGTAAAAACGCTGGAAGAGCACACAGCTGCACTGACTAATGTGTTTAAAGACCAGCGTGAGCTGTTGGCAAAGTACGTTAATCCCGATGTAACTAAGGTTCCTCAGGTATTTGTGCCGTACAAAGAGGTTCTCAACGTGTATAATAACGGACTGAAGGTGCCAGATGATGTTACGTTAATGTGGTGTGACGATAATTATGGCTATATCACCCGCCTGAGCAATGAACAGGAACGAAAAAGAAAAGGCGGCGCAGGTGTATATTACCACATTTCTTACTGGGGACGTCCTCACGATTATCTTTGGCTTTGCAGTACTCAGCCGTCTTTGATTTATACTGAAATGAAGCGCGCCTGGGATTACGGGGCTCGCAAGCTCTGGATCCTGAATGTGGGCGACATCAAACCTGCTGAATACGACATTGAATTCTTTATGGACTTAGCATGGAACGTAAATAATGTTCAGCCAAATACGATTTCTCAGCATTTAGATAACTGGCTTACCCGGGAGTTTGGCGGTGAAGCTGGCAAGGAACTCACTCCTTTGATGAATAAATATTATCAGTTGGCCGATATCCGTAAACCGGAATTCATGGGATGGAGTCGTGTGGAGGAAGCTTCTGTGAAAGGAGGAAAGACTCCTGTTATTGATACTCAATTCAATCCATTTGCTTTTGGTGATGAACTTCAAAAACGCGCTGATGATTATACTGCCCTTTCAGAAAGAGTGAAAGAGATTGCCAAAAGAATTCCCGCCGAACAGCAAGATGCCTACTTTGAGCTGGTACAATACCCGGTTTGTGGTGCAGCTGCAATGAATCAGAAGCATTTGTATGCTCAGAAGGCGCGGTTGCTAGCCCGTTATAAGTTGCTTGCAGCCAATGAATATTCCTACCTGAGCGACCATGCTTACAATGAGATTGCCGGACTGACTCAGACTTATAATCACGACATTCAGAAAGCTAAATGGAATGGGATGATGGATATGAAGCCGCGTCAGCTTCCTGTATTCCAATATCCTACATTGCCTGAGAAAGTTGCCTCTCAGCAAGGGGCTTCGGCGCTGGTTTGGATAGAGGGCGACAGCATTCCGTTGCAGTCAAAAAGCAAGGCTGATCTTATTTCGTTGGTTCGTAGTGCCGGTAACCAGACTTTTGTTTCGTTATTCAGCAGAAACAATAAACCAATTGAATGGAAGATAGAAAAGGTTCCTTCATGGTTAAAAATAGAAGAGCAGGAAAACGGAATGCAATTTGAAAAGAGACTAATTATTAGTGCCGATTGGGCAAAAGTGAATAGTGATTGTCAGGATGAGCTTTTGCTGTCTGTTGACGGAGAAAAGTATCAGTTCAATATACAAGCAAAGAATCTCACTCCGGGCATTATGACCGAGGCAAACGGAATGATTGCGTGGAATGCGGCGGATTATAAATCGGCAGCAAAGGGAACTCAGGTTATTGAAGGTTTGGGGCATAGCGCAAAAGCTGTATCTCTTCCTAAAAATGGAGAGCTGATTTATGAAGTTTACACCACAACTCCGGGTGAAGCTGCCCTTAGAGTGGCATTGATTCCCAATCATCCGGTAAATGGTGGAAGTATCCGTTATGCTGTTTCCGTGGATAATGAAAAGCCTCAGGTGGTGGCTTATGAAACCGGATTCCGTAGTGAGCCATGGAAAATTAATGTTCTGAGAAATCAATCACTGAACACCACTCTTCATAAAATAAACATTCCGGGAAAGCACACCATTCGTATCAGTGCGCTCGACCCAGAAGTCATTGTTGATCAGCTTATGCTTGATTTTAATAAGGATAGAAAGTTCTATAAAATTCCGATAGAATTGTCATTGAATAAATAG
- a CDS encoding MTH1187 family thiamine-binding protein gives MSVIMEFAIFPIDKGEHVSQYVKKVVEMIDSLPCKSQLTPMGTIVECDTMDECLAVISKANAILEQDAERIYCTATFDNKPGKKDQMEHKIKAVRGE, from the coding sequence ATGTCTGTAATTATGGAATTTGCCATCTTCCCAATTGATAAAGGGGAACATGTGAGCCAATACGTTAAGAAAGTAGTAGAGATGATAGACTCTTTGCCCTGCAAAAGTCAGCTGACTCCGATGGGAACTATTGTAGAGTGTGATACTATGGATGAATGTCTTGCAGTTATATCTAAAGCAAACGCTATCTTAGAGCAGGATGCCGAACGTATATATTGTACTGCAACGTTTGATAATAAGCCTGGTAAAAAAGATCAGATGGAACATAAGATTAAGGCTGTAAGAGGAGAATAA
- a CDS encoding NifB/NifX family molybdenum-iron cluster-binding protein encodes MIIAISANKDNMKSLVSQHFGRCEWFCLYNTESKEYSFIENPLQNQQENAGHDVAELLINRGVNTVIAGRFGSKVMAKFIKLNIQMIIPESPKTIIKIINQLKLE; translated from the coding sequence ATGATTATAGCAATATCTGCAAACAAAGATAATATGAAGTCACTTGTATCACAGCATTTTGGTCGGTGTGAATGGTTTTGCCTGTACAACACAGAAAGTAAGGAGTATTCATTTATAGAGAATCCATTACAGAACCAACAGGAAAATGCAGGCCATGATGTTGCCGAGCTATTGATCAATCGAGGAGTTAATACTGTGATTGCAGGGCGTTTTGGCTCGAAAGTGATGGCTAAATTCATTAAACTGAATATTCAGATGATTATTCCCGAATCACCCAAAACAATAATAAAGATTATAAACCAATTAAAATTAGAATAA
- a CDS encoding serine hydrolase produces the protein MKTLKILRFAILCTAFIFINLTALHGQTKSNDSTLGYAEASYSTLPDNEFMKNWLLLGPVNINETKAKLDDIKQKEFFDKDVLTSVIVQPNKALAKVKIDNSEYTWKTFKGEEKSIDFIKQFGQLNYSIVYALAEIKMKAPAKIIVGIGSDDAVKLFLNGKLVHQNWIGRALNPDDDIVILDLKKGSNQILLKIQNMEYDWSFCMRKLGKDILNGLLIESSGKGNLDNVKTLIKDGVDVNAQDNSGLTAYQNAMIRGRDKVMDYLKENGAETDKPMPPFDKLVDQIFKNVQTGITSGVSVLVSKNGKIIYERGFGYADIGNKVPVTPDTKFRIGSITKQFIAASILKLQEEGKLSVHDTLSKFIPGFPRGNEVTIHHLLTHTSGIHNYTDRPVFMKYVTMPVTSAQLIDTIKAYPYDFNPGEKWNYSNSGFFLLGHIVEKVSGKSLDRYLKDTFFKPLGMNSTGIYETKLLLNNEAYGYSYEKGDIIKAVNWDMSWAGGAGAIYSTTKDLNTWNEAIFNGKVLSPESLKAAFTSAELNNKQKTNYGYGWSIQDYRGNKFIGHGGGLHGFLSYLERQPEKNITVVVLCNSTPAPDGINPSANASLITEYLLWPEMTKQSSFTSDISVDEKILKKYVGRYHYGQGAVLTVTLEGNQLYAQMTGQSKYPIFPSSNDEFNWKVVEASVKFVMDEKGNVTNAIHHQGGQQIEAKKLKDEMPVAVNPSVFDKYVGKYDLGNSKAIVISKDDDKLFMQVPNLPLYQLLPASETEYFAREINIRLTFKSNSEGKTDLLIINTDGVEQSAKRVNE, from the coding sequence ATGAAAACATTAAAAATCTTACGTTTTGCAATTTTGTGCACAGCATTTATATTCATTAACCTGACCGCTCTTCATGGACAAACAAAAAGCAACGATTCCACTTTAGGATATGCCGAAGCCTCTTATTCCACTCTTCCTGATAACGAATTCATGAAAAACTGGCTGCTCCTTGGTCCGGTTAATATAAATGAAACCAAGGCTAAACTGGATGATATCAAACAAAAAGAGTTTTTTGATAAAGATGTATTAACCAGTGTTATTGTTCAACCAAACAAAGCTCTTGCTAAAGTAAAGATTGATAATTCAGAATATACCTGGAAAACATTTAAAGGCGAAGAAAAGAGTATTGACTTTATCAAGCAATTTGGTCAGTTAAACTATTCAATTGTTTATGCCCTGGCTGAAATTAAAATGAAAGCTCCTGCAAAAATAATAGTGGGCATAGGCAGTGATGACGCCGTTAAACTATTTCTGAACGGTAAGTTAGTACATCAAAATTGGATTGGCCGGGCATTGAATCCTGATGATGATATTGTAATACTAGACCTGAAAAAGGGAAGCAATCAGATTCTGCTGAAGATACAGAATATGGAATATGATTGGTCTTTCTGCATGCGGAAACTAGGGAAAGACATCCTAAACGGACTCCTGATAGAATCATCTGGTAAGGGAAATCTTGATAACGTGAAGACGTTGATAAAAGATGGTGTCGATGTGAATGCTCAGGACAATTCAGGATTAACTGCCTATCAAAATGCCATGATTCGAGGTAGGGATAAAGTGATGGATTACTTAAAAGAAAATGGAGCAGAAACAGATAAGCCTATGCCTCCTTTCGATAAGCTTGTTGATCAGATATTTAAAAATGTACAAACCGGAATAACATCCGGAGTCTCTGTCTTGGTGTCTAAGAATGGTAAAATTATATATGAAAGAGGGTTTGGGTATGCTGATATTGGCAACAAAGTACCTGTTACACCCGATACAAAGTTCAGAATAGGATCCATTACCAAGCAATTTATTGCAGCATCCATCCTTAAACTTCAGGAGGAAGGCAAACTGAGTGTTCATGATACACTATCAAAATTTATCCCAGGCTTTCCCAGAGGAAATGAAGTTACTATCCACCATCTGTTAACTCATACATCGGGTATACATAACTATACTGACAGACCTGTTTTTATGAAATACGTCACTATGCCAGTTACTTCTGCTCAGCTTATTGATACCATTAAGGCATATCCTTACGATTTTAATCCCGGTGAAAAATGGAACTATAGTAATTCAGGTTTTTTTCTTTTGGGACATATTGTGGAAAAGGTTTCGGGAAAGAGTCTGGATCGTTATCTGAAAGATACATTTTTCAAGCCTTTGGGAATGAATAGCACCGGCATTTATGAAACAAAGCTACTACTGAACAATGAAGCTTATGGCTATTCATATGAAAAAGGAGATATAATTAAAGCCGTAAATTGGGATATGTCATGGGCCGGAGGTGCAGGAGCCATCTATTCAACCACCAAAGATTTGAATACCTGGAACGAAGCTATTTTTAATGGGAAAGTTCTGTCTCCTGAGAGTCTTAAAGCAGCATTTACTTCTGCAGAGCTTAACAACAAACAAAAAACAAATTATGGTTATGGATGGTCTATTCAAGATTACCGGGGTAATAAGTTTATTGGTCACGGAGGTGGACTCCACGGTTTTTTGTCCTATCTGGAACGTCAACCAGAGAAAAATATCACAGTTGTTGTTCTCTGCAATTCCACACCAGCTCCCGATGGCATTAATCCAAGCGCTAATGCATCTTTAATCACCGAGTACCTTCTATGGCCTGAGATGACGAAGCAATCTAGTTTTACCTCTGATATTTCTGTGGATGAAAAAATACTTAAAAAATATGTTGGCCGGTATCATTACGGACAAGGTGCGGTGCTGACAGTCACACTTGAAGGCAATCAACTGTATGCACAAATGACAGGACAGTCTAAATATCCAATATTCCCTTCATCTAATGATGAATTTAACTGGAAAGTTGTTGAAGCCAGTGTGAAATTTGTAATGGACGAAAAGGGAAATGTAACCAACGCGATCCATCATCAGGGCGGACAGCAAATTGAAGCAAAGAAGTTAAAAGATGAAATGCCTGTTGCAGTTAACCCTTCCGTGTTCGATAAATATGTTGGCAAATATGATTTAGGGAATAGTAAGGCTATAGTTATCTCAAAAGATGACGATAAACTTTTTATGCAAGTACCTAATCTTCCCCTATATCAGCTCTTACCTGCATCCGAAACAGAATATTTTGCAAGAGAAATAAATATACGGCTTACATTTAAGAGTAATTCTGAGGGTAAAACCGATTTATTAATAATCAATACGGATGGAGTTGAGCAATCGGCAAAAAGAGTAAATGAATAA
- a CDS encoding DUF134 domain-containing protein, whose translation MARTKKNRLIQMAPNFNGFKPQGLHHKCSSQVLINFEEYEALKLCDYELYTQAEAATLMNVSRPTFTRIYESVRRKVAKAFIEGSQIVFDGGNVDVVRWYRCSECDISFTLTDELNQHCPLCKSKSITLNS comes from the coding sequence ATGGCACGCACCAAGAAAAACAGGCTTATACAAATGGCACCAAATTTCAATGGATTCAAGCCACAGGGATTACATCATAAATGTAGCTCCCAGGTTCTGATTAACTTTGAAGAATATGAAGCATTGAAACTTTGTGATTATGAACTGTATACACAAGCCGAGGCAGCAACTTTAATGAATGTTTCCCGACCTACGTTTACCCGGATATATGAAAGCGTACGTAGAAAGGTTGCAAAAGCATTTATTGAAGGCAGTCAGATTGTTTTTGATGGAGGTAATGTAGATGTGGTTCGTTGGTATAGGTGCAGTGAATGCGATATATCGTTCACTCTGACAGATGAATTAAATCAGCATTGTCCACTATGCAAAAGTAAATCAATAACCTTAAATAGTTAG
- a CDS encoding universal stress protein yields MEASKIKKVLIAIDYDKTAEIVAEAGYAMAKAMNAEITLLHVLYERPNYYIESPAVYEYQIGYIENLKVSLQNFLNETKKHLGDVSIDTMIKDGEIAETILYTAKEIGADIIVIGAHSRNWFDNIIMGNDAKAILKRTTIPLFIVPIVTDKK; encoded by the coding sequence ATGGAAGCAAGCAAAATAAAGAAAGTATTGATAGCCATTGATTATGATAAGACTGCTGAAATTGTAGCTGAAGCAGGCTATGCAATGGCAAAAGCAATGAATGCTGAAATAACATTATTGCATGTATTATATGAACGACCAAATTATTATATTGAGAGTCCTGCTGTTTACGAATACCAAATTGGATATATTGAAAATTTGAAAGTATCATTGCAGAATTTTCTGAATGAAACAAAAAAGCATCTTGGTGATGTATCGATTGACACAATGATAAAGGATGGTGAGATTGCCGAAACAATTCTCTATACAGCAAAAGAGATAGGGGCCGATATTATAGTTATTGGTGCTCATAGCAGGAACTGGTTTGATAATATCATTATGGGAAATGATGCGAAGGCAATATTAAAGAGAACAACGATTCCTCTTTTCATTGTACCAATTGTAACAGACAAAAAATAG
- the fsa gene encoding fructose-6-phosphate aldolase, with amino-acid sequence MKFFIDTANLDQIREAYDLGVLDGVTTNPSLMAKEGIKGVENQRKHYVEICNIVDGDVSAEVIATDYEGMIHEGRELAALHPHIVVKVPCTADGIKAIKHFAGVGIRTNCTLVFSIGQALLAAKAGATYVSPFVGRLDDICSDGIEVVRKIVEMYTIYDIKTQVLAASIRHTQHIIQCIEVGADVATCPLSAIKGLLKHPLTDSGLEQFLADYKKISE; translated from the coding sequence ATGAAGTTTTTTATTGACACAGCAAATTTGGATCAGATCAGGGAAGCCTATGATCTGGGAGTTCTTGATGGAGTGACAACTAATCCTTCACTGATGGCAAAAGAGGGTATTAAAGGTGTAGAAAACCAGCGAAAGCATTATGTTGAGATCTGCAACATTGTGGATGGAGATGTGAGTGCGGAAGTTATTGCTACCGACTATGAAGGAATGATTCACGAAGGAAGAGAGCTGGCCGCTCTTCATCCTCACATAGTTGTGAAGGTTCCTTGCACGGCAGATGGCATTAAGGCCATAAAGCATTTTGCAGGTGTGGGAATCCGTACGAACTGCACGCTAGTGTTCTCCATAGGACAAGCATTACTTGCTGCCAAAGCTGGTGCCACATACGTTTCTCCCTTCGTAGGCCGACTAGATGATATTTGCAGTGACGGCATTGAAGTAGTTCGTAAAATAGTAGAGATGTATACCATTTATGATATTAAAACACAGGTGTTAGCCGCTTCTATCAGGCACACACAGCATATTATTCAATGCATTGAAGTTGGAGCAGATGTTGCAACCTGTCCGCTAAGTGCAATCAAAGGTTTACTTAAACACCCATTGACTGATAGCGGACTGGAACAGTTCCTTGCAGATTATAAGAAAATAAGTGAATAA
- a CDS encoding bifunctional GNAT family N-acetyltransferase/carbon-nitrogen hydrolase family protein, whose amino-acid sequence MEPMHKISKVKIRSLQLDDYAQLSQSFTRTYSDGSDIFWSHEQIEKLITIFPEGQIVAVVDNKIVGCAFSIIVDYDMVKNDHTYASVTGQETFNTHNPEGNILYGIEVFIHPEYRGLRLARRMYDYRKELCETLNLKAIMFGGRIPNYHRYAEDIRPKEYIHKVSKKEIFDPVLTFQLSNDFHVRKVMTNYLPNDEESRHFACLLQWDNIYYQPPTQEFIPQKTTIRLGLVQWQMRSYNTIDDVFEQVEFFVDAVSDYKSDFVLFPEYFNAPLMAKFNHLGESQAIRELAKYTNEMRKRFINLAISYNINIITGSMPQLRGDDLYNVGFLCRRDGTYDTYEKIHVTPDETKSWGLSGGRVIKTFDTDCAKIGILICYDVEYPELTRIMADQGMQILFVPFLTDTQNGYSRVRICAQARAIENECFVVIAGSVGNLPRVHNMDIQYAQSGVFTPCDFAFPTDGKCAEATPNTEMILVSDVDLNLLNELHTYGSVRNLKDRRNDLYELKLKK is encoded by the coding sequence ATGGAACCTATGCATAAAATAAGCAAAGTAAAAATCCGTTCTCTGCAGCTGGACGATTATGCCCAACTATCACAATCATTTACCAGAACCTATTCAGATGGAAGCGATATATTCTGGTCTCACGAACAAATAGAAAAGTTAATCACAATCTTCCCCGAAGGACAGATTGTAGCGGTTGTAGATAACAAAATAGTGGGTTGTGCTTTCTCTATCATTGTAGATTACGATATGGTAAAGAACGATCACACCTATGCTTCTGTTACCGGGCAGGAAACTTTCAATACACATAATCCGGAAGGAAACATCTTGTACGGCATAGAGGTCTTTATTCATCCTGAATATCGTGGCCTCAGACTAGCTAGGAGAATGTATGATTACCGCAAGGAACTTTGTGAAACCCTGAACCTAAAGGCTATCATGTTTGGTGGTAGGATTCCTAATTACCATAGGTACGCTGAGGATATACGCCCCAAAGAGTATATTCATAAAGTGAGCAAAAAGGAGATTTTTGATCCTGTGCTTACCTTCCAGTTATCTAATGATTTCCACGTGCGTAAGGTAATGACCAATTACCTGCCTAATGATGAAGAATCACGCCACTTTGCTTGTCTTTTGCAATGGGATAACATTTATTATCAGCCACCCACGCAAGAGTTTATCCCTCAGAAAACAACAATCAGACTAGGGCTGGTTCAATGGCAGATGCGCTCCTATAACACCATCGACGATGTATTTGAACAAGTGGAATTCTTTGTGGATGCGGTTTCCGATTATAAAAGCGACTTTGTACTTTTCCCCGAGTATTTCAATGCGCCATTGATGGCAAAGTTCAATCATCTGGGAGAATCTCAGGCCATTCGTGAGCTTGCAAAATATACTAATGAGATGCGGAAACGTTTCATAAACCTTGCCATCAGCTACAATATCAATATCATTACTGGAAGTATGCCACAACTTCGTGGCGACGACCTCTATAATGTAGGATTTCTTTGCCGGAGAGATGGTACTTATGATACTTACGAAAAAATTCATGTTACGCCCGATGAAACGAAAAGCTGGGGACTTTCCGGAGGAAGAGTAATTAAAACTTTTGATACCGATTGTGCGAAGATAGGGATATTGATTTGTTATGATGTGGAATACCCTGAACTTACCCGCATCATGGCCGACCAAGGAATGCAGATACTCTTTGTTCCGTTCCTTACCGATACACAAAACGGATATTCCCGCGTACGGATCTGTGCTCAGGCCCGGGCTATTGAGAATGAATGCTTTGTGGTTATAGCCGGAAGTGTAGGAAACCTGCCACGTGTGCACAATATGGATATACAGTACGCCCAATCGGGGGTATTCACTCCTTGTGATTTTGCATTCCCCACTGATGGAAAGTGTGCCGAAGCCACACCAAACACCGAAATGATTCTGGTGTCTGATGTGGATCTGAATTTATTGAATGAACTTCACACTTATGGCAGTGTAAGGAACTTAAAAGACAGAAGGAATGATCTTTACGAACTTAAGTTGAAGAAGTAA
- a CDS encoding NifB/NifX family molybdenum-iron cluster-binding protein, translating into MKIAVPTRAYVVDDHFGHCEAYTIFTIGENKNIEKIESLPSPQGCGCKSNIASDLQQIGVKVMLAGNMGNGALNVLTNHGIKVYRGCSGDVTALVNKFLSEGINDSGESCHHHDHEGADHQCSHN; encoded by the coding sequence ATGAAGATTGCTGTACCAACAAGAGCATACGTCGTTGATGATCACTTTGGTCATTGCGAAGCCTATACTATATTTACAATAGGTGAAAACAAGAATATTGAAAAGATTGAGTCGTTACCATCTCCTCAGGGCTGTGGATGCAAAAGTAATATAGCCTCTGATCTGCAACAAATTGGAGTAAAAGTAATGCTTGCCGGCAATATGGGCAATGGAGCATTAAATGTTTTGACTAATCATGGCATAAAAGTGTATAGAGGCTGTTCCGGTGATGTTACAGCGCTTGTCAATAAGTTTTTATCCGAAGGTATTAATGACTCCGGTGAAAGTTGTCATCATCATGATCACGAAGGAGCTGACCATCAATGTAGTCACAACTAA
- a CDS encoding TIR domain-containing protein encodes MVKKKVFVSYDHDNDREYRHLLEEWNTNPDFEFCFNNQSPNEIKKEDIPRVKDALIDKINQASYAFVIIGKKLIKRINITKK; translated from the coding sequence ATGGTAAAGAAAAAAGTTTTCGTCAGCTACGATCATGACAATGACCGTGAGTACAGGCATTTGCTTGAAGAATGGAATACAAATCCTGATTTTGAATTTTGTTTTAATAATCAATCACCAAATGAGATAAAGAAAGAAGATATACCACGAGTAAAAGATGCTTTAATCGATAAAATCAATCAAGCATCGTATGCGTTTGTTATTATAGGAAAGAAGCTAATAAAGAGAATAAACATCACGAAGAAATAG
- a CDS encoding peroxiredoxin, whose protein sequence is MRSLIGKKAPKFSASAVVNGNKIVDNFSLTQYEGSKYILFFFYPMDFTFVCPTELHAFQEKLEEFEKRNVAVVGCSVDSQFSHLAWLNTPKKDGGIQGVKYPLVADFSKSIAESFGVLAGAYAPDENGNWVCEGAPVAYRGLFLIDKNRVVRHCVINDLPLGRSVDEALRMVDALQHFEECGEVCPANWSKGKDAMKATGEGVADYLSNH, encoded by the coding sequence ATGAGATCATTAATAGGAAAGAAAGCACCTAAATTTTCTGCATCAGCAGTAGTTAACGGAAATAAAATAGTAGATAACTTTTCACTGACTCAATATGAAGGCAGTAAGTACATACTCTTTTTCTTCTACCCAATGGACTTTACATTTGTATGTCCTACAGAGCTACATGCATTTCAGGAAAAGCTTGAAGAATTTGAAAAAAGAAACGTAGCAGTAGTTGGCTGTTCAGTCGATTCACAATTTTCTCACCTTGCATGGCTTAATACACCTAAAAAAGATGGCGGTATTCAGGGTGTGAAGTATCCTCTGGTTGCTGACTTTTCAAAATCTATAGCCGAAAGCTTTGGCGTTTTAGCCGGCGCTTATGCTCCCGATGAAAATGGCAACTGGGTATGTGAAGGCGCACCTGTAGCTTATCGCGGATTGTTCCTTATTGATAAGAACAGAGTGGTAAGACACTGCGTGATCAACGACCTTCCTCTGGGAAGAAGTGTTGACGAAGCTTTAAGAATGGTAGATGCTTTGCAGCATTTTGAAGAATGCGGTGAAGTTTGTCCGGCAAACTGGAGCAAAGGAAAAGATGCAATGAAAGCAACAGGAGAAGGTGTTGCTGATTATTTAAGCAACCATTAA